The following nucleotide sequence is from Thermodesulfobacteriota bacterium.
TTCTGAGCCATGCAATTTGCGACGCTCTTCTAGGAGCGATCGGAGAGGGAGATATAGGAAGTCACTTCCCAGATTCAGATCCCAAATATAAAGGCATGTCCAGTCTATTTTTTCTAAACGAAACTATGAAGCTGCTTAATCAAAAAGGATTTCATATAGAAAATTTAGATAGTGTAGTTGTATGCGAGAAGCCAAAAATATCTCCTCATATTGAAGAAATAAAAAAATCCTTATCCCAAGTACTGAAAATTACCCCTGATTTAGTAGGCGTGAAAGCCACCACAACAGAGAAAATGGGCTTTACAGGCCGTGGTGAAGGAATTGCCGCCCACTGCGTTGTTCTGATCAAAACCGTTTAGCCACCTACTCATATATTTCCAAACTACTAAAATATTGCTTGCAAGATACAAACACCCTCGTTAAATAACTTTTTATTAAACTTCATATTTCATC
It contains:
- the ispF gene encoding 2-C-methyl-D-erythritol 2,4-cyclodiphosphate synthase, which gives rise to MKIGYGFDAHRFSNDTKLIIGGVHIPFELGLSGHSDADVLSHAICDALLGAIGEGDIGSHFPDSDPKYKGMSSLFFLNETMKLLNQKGFHIENLDSVVVCEKPKISPHIEEIKKSLSQVLKITPDLVGVKATTTEKMGFTGRGEGIAAHCVVLIKTV